A region from the Lolium perenne isolate Kyuss_39 chromosome 4, Kyuss_2.0, whole genome shotgun sequence genome encodes:
- the LOC127347610 gene encoding BTB/POZ and MATH domain-containing protein 4-like, whose translation MVSTQPLPPPSRSTITATASNGSHELTVEGYSVTKLLVPGEHIDTHKFTAAGHAWKICFYPNRGKETDATISFSLKLADGWWKFAGTNVRAEVGFSLVPRQAAEPAPGAPPATVRFAARRRVVNFSLNKNVEHWGLTISKKELEKWPEYLRDDSLVLRCEIAVVDKPVVKMYHGLPVCRCKEDNCKLRHLNGASWLKDVVETYFLDCLGI comes from the coding sequence ATGGTGAGCACGCAGCCTCTGCCGCCGCCCTCGCGCTCGACCATCACCGCCACCGCGAGCAACGGTTCACACGAGCTCACGGTGGAGGGctactccgtgaccaagctgctcGTCCCCGGCGAACACATCGACACGCACAAATTCACGGCGGCGGGTCACGCCTGGAAGATCTGCTTCTACCCGAACAGGGGCAAGGAGACGGACGCCACCATCTCCTTCTCCCTGAAGCTGGCAGACGGCTGGTGGAAGTTCGCCGGCACGAACGTCCGTGCCGAGGTCGGGTTCAGCTTGGTGCCTCGCCAGGCCGCCGAGCCCGCACCGGGGGCGCCACCGGCAACAGTACGGTTTGCTGCCAGACGCCGCGTGGTGAATTTCTCTCTCAACAAGAACGTTGAGCACTGGGGCCTGACGATCTCGAAGAAGGAGCTCGAGAAGTGGCCGGAGTACCTCCGGGACGACTCCCTCGTGCTGCGCTGCGAGATCGCCGTCGTGGACAAGCCGGTCGTGAAGATGTACCACGGTCTCCCGGTGTGCCGCTGCAAGGAGGACAACTGCAAGCTTCGTCACCTGAATGGCGCCTCATGGCTCAAGGACGTAGTAGAAACCTACTTCCTTGACTGTCTCGGTATTTGA